The Mus caroli chromosome 1, CAROLI_EIJ_v1.1, whole genome shotgun sequence genome has a window encoding:
- the Tor1aip1 gene encoding torsin-1A-interacting protein 1 isoform X1, translated as MAGERWQAEGPGEGWAIYVTPRAPIREGRPRLDPRNGDSSDAPAYGAHPSRRRRREVRFSEEPAEVYGDFEPRAAKERSPGGRRTPPEKFRPASAGEEVRESAYNLRSRPRRQRRAQEAEEMKTRRSARLEQHSQQPQLSPARSSRGLRDSPSSSEDREEDEPSSRPVTSQTASKKTLRTPEASVMNEDPISNLCRPPLRSPRPDLTYQTNGNTKTNEREATTAQQVNFFEEGETEDDLESSYSDVTLRARPSDSLESRDEATPAAGKHPESLRGLPHNQDFPAHENQPLLLTSGCQENPQEWVEQAVRMRNRMAYNNIQKSNFGNQSPSTSRPQAAIQHPNEPSVKIKWWLLGLVATLAVGIFWFFHTPAVETTAVQEFQNQMKQLQSKYQSQNEKLWKRGTTFLEKHLNNSLPRPQPAILLLTAAQDAAEVLKCLSEQIADAYSSFRSVRAIRIDGAGKAAQDSDLVKHEVDQELTDGFRNGQNAAVVHRFESLPAGSTLIFYKYCDHENAAFKDVALVLTVLLDEKTLEASLGLKEIEEKVRDFLKVKFTSSSTASSYNHMDPDKLSGLWSRISHLVLPVQPENALKAGSCL; from the exons ATGGCGGGGGAGAGGTGGCAGGCCGAGGGGCCCGGAGAAGGCTGGGCCATCTACGTCACACCCAGAGCCCCCATCCGGGAGGGAAGGCCGAGGCTCGACCCGCGAAATGGCGACAGCAGTGACGCGCCTGCGTACGGAGCTCACCCGTCGCGCCGCAGACGACGGGAAGTGAGGTTTTCAGAGGAGCCGGCAGAAGTGTACGGCGACTTCGAGCCCCGGGCAGCCAAAGAAAGGTCTCCGGGGGGAAGACGAACCCCGCCAGAAAAGTTCCGGCCGGCTTCTGCGGGAGAGGAAGTGAGGGAAAGCGCTTACAACCTTCGCTCTCGACCACGGAGGCAGCGGCGAGCCCAGGAAGCCGAGGAGATGAAGACGCGGAGGTCTGCTCGCCTTGAGCAGCACTCTCAGCAACCGCAGCTGTCTCCGGCCAGGAGCAGCCGAGGGTTACGGGACTCTCCGTCCTCCAGTGAGGACCGCGAAG AGGATGAACCTTCTTCCCGACCTGTTACAAGCCAAACAGCCTCAAAGAAAACTCTTAGAACACCAGAGGCTTCAG TGATGAATGAAGACCCTATAAGTAACTTATGCAGACCCCCATTAAGAAGCCCAAGACCTG ATTTAACATACCAAACAAATGGAAATACTAAAACGAATGAAAgag AAGCTACCACTGCCCAACAGGTCAATTTCTTCGAAGAAG GAGAAACCGAAGATGATCTCGAGAGCTCTTACAGCGACGTCACTCTCAGGGCCAGACCCAGCGATTCTCTTGAGTCTAGAG ATGAAGCCACCCCAGCAGCTGGTAAACATCCAGAATCACTGAGGGGGTTGCCACACA ATCAGGACTTCCCAGCTCATGAGAATCAGCCATTACTGCTGA CCTCAGGATGTCAGGAAAACCCTCAGGAGTGGGTTGAGCAAGCTGTAAGAATGAGGAATAGAATGGCAT ataacaACATTCAGAAATCCAACTTTGGAAACCAGTCTCCATCAACCTCCAGGCCAC aaGCGGCTATCCAACACCCAAATGAACCTTCTGTCAAGATAAAGTGGTGGCTGCTGGGACTTGTTGCCACCCTTGCAGTGGGAATATTTTGGTTCTTTCATACCCCTGCAGTGGAAACCACTGCCGTTCAAGAATTCCAGAACCAGATGAAGCAACTCCAGTCTAAGTACCAGAGTCAAAATGAGAAGCTGTGGAAGAGAGGCACCACCTTCTTAGAAAAACATCTGAATAACTCCCTCCCTCGACCCCAGCCTGCCATCCTGTTGCTCACTGCAGCTCAAGATGCTGCAGAAGTGCTCAAGTGTCTGAGTGAACAAATTGCCGACGCCTACTCCTCCTTCCGTAGTGTCCGTGCCATCCGGATTGACGGGGCAGGTAAAGCTGCTCAGGACAGTGACCTCGTTAAGCATGAAGTCGATCAGGAGCTGACTGATGGATTTAGAAATGGCCAGAATGCAGCTGTGGTACACCGCTTCGAATCCCTGCCTGCTGGCTCAACCTTGATCTTCTATAAATACTGTGACCATGAAAATGCAGCCTTCAAAGATGTAGCCCTCGTCCTGACTGTACTGTTGGATGAGAAGACGCTGGAAGCCAGTCTAGGCCTAAAGGAaattgaagagaaagtgaggGATTTCCTTAAAGTCAAGTTCACCAGCTCTAGCACGGCCAGTTCCTACAACCACATGGACCCAGACAAGCTGAGTGGGCTCTGGAGCCGCATCTCCCACCTCGTGCTGCCTGTGCAGCCTGAGAACGCTCTGAAAGCAGGCAGCTGCTTATga
- the Tor1aip1 gene encoding torsin-1A-interacting protein 1 isoform X2, producing MAGERWQAEGPGEGWAIYVTPRAPIREGRPRLDPRNGDSSDAPAYGAHPSRRRRREVRFSEEPAEVYGDFEPRAAKERSPGGRRTPPEKFRPASAGEEVRESAYNLRSRPRRQRRAQEAEEMKTRRSARLEQHSQQPQLSPARSSRGLRDSPSSSEDREEDEPSSRPVTSQTASKKTLRTPEASVMNEDPISNLCRPPLRSPRPDLTYQTNGNTKTNEREATTAQQVNFFEEGETEDDLESSYSDVTLRARPSDSLESRDQDFPAHENQPLLLTSGCQENPQEWVEQAVRMRNRMAYNNIQKSNFGNQSPSTSRPQAAIQHPNEPSVKIKWWLLGLVATLAVGIFWFFHTPAVETTAVQEFQNQMKQLQSKYQSQNEKLWKRGTTFLEKHLNNSLPRPQPAILLLTAAQDAAEVLKCLSEQIADAYSSFRSVRAIRIDGAGKAAQDSDLVKHEVDQELTDGFRNGQNAAVVHRFESLPAGSTLIFYKYCDHENAAFKDVALVLTVLLDEKTLEASLGLKEIEEKVRDFLKVKFTSSSTASSYNHMDPDKLSGLWSRISHLVLPVQPENALKAGSCL from the exons ATGGCGGGGGAGAGGTGGCAGGCCGAGGGGCCCGGAGAAGGCTGGGCCATCTACGTCACACCCAGAGCCCCCATCCGGGAGGGAAGGCCGAGGCTCGACCCGCGAAATGGCGACAGCAGTGACGCGCCTGCGTACGGAGCTCACCCGTCGCGCCGCAGACGACGGGAAGTGAGGTTTTCAGAGGAGCCGGCAGAAGTGTACGGCGACTTCGAGCCCCGGGCAGCCAAAGAAAGGTCTCCGGGGGGAAGACGAACCCCGCCAGAAAAGTTCCGGCCGGCTTCTGCGGGAGAGGAAGTGAGGGAAAGCGCTTACAACCTTCGCTCTCGACCACGGAGGCAGCGGCGAGCCCAGGAAGCCGAGGAGATGAAGACGCGGAGGTCTGCTCGCCTTGAGCAGCACTCTCAGCAACCGCAGCTGTCTCCGGCCAGGAGCAGCCGAGGGTTACGGGACTCTCCGTCCTCCAGTGAGGACCGCGAAG AGGATGAACCTTCTTCCCGACCTGTTACAAGCCAAACAGCCTCAAAGAAAACTCTTAGAACACCAGAGGCTTCAG TGATGAATGAAGACCCTATAAGTAACTTATGCAGACCCCCATTAAGAAGCCCAAGACCTG ATTTAACATACCAAACAAATGGAAATACTAAAACGAATGAAAgag AAGCTACCACTGCCCAACAGGTCAATTTCTTCGAAGAAG GAGAAACCGAAGATGATCTCGAGAGCTCTTACAGCGACGTCACTCTCAGGGCCAGACCCAGCGATTCTCTTGAGTCTAGAG ATCAGGACTTCCCAGCTCATGAGAATCAGCCATTACTGCTGA CCTCAGGATGTCAGGAAAACCCTCAGGAGTGGGTTGAGCAAGCTGTAAGAATGAGGAATAGAATGGCAT ataacaACATTCAGAAATCCAACTTTGGAAACCAGTCTCCATCAACCTCCAGGCCAC aaGCGGCTATCCAACACCCAAATGAACCTTCTGTCAAGATAAAGTGGTGGCTGCTGGGACTTGTTGCCACCCTTGCAGTGGGAATATTTTGGTTCTTTCATACCCCTGCAGTGGAAACCACTGCCGTTCAAGAATTCCAGAACCAGATGAAGCAACTCCAGTCTAAGTACCAGAGTCAAAATGAGAAGCTGTGGAAGAGAGGCACCACCTTCTTAGAAAAACATCTGAATAACTCCCTCCCTCGACCCCAGCCTGCCATCCTGTTGCTCACTGCAGCTCAAGATGCTGCAGAAGTGCTCAAGTGTCTGAGTGAACAAATTGCCGACGCCTACTCCTCCTTCCGTAGTGTCCGTGCCATCCGGATTGACGGGGCAGGTAAAGCTGCTCAGGACAGTGACCTCGTTAAGCATGAAGTCGATCAGGAGCTGACTGATGGATTTAGAAATGGCCAGAATGCAGCTGTGGTACACCGCTTCGAATCCCTGCCTGCTGGCTCAACCTTGATCTTCTATAAATACTGTGACCATGAAAATGCAGCCTTCAAAGATGTAGCCCTCGTCCTGACTGTACTGTTGGATGAGAAGACGCTGGAAGCCAGTCTAGGCCTAAAGGAaattgaagagaaagtgaggGATTTCCTTAAAGTCAAGTTCACCAGCTCTAGCACGGCCAGTTCCTACAACCACATGGACCCAGACAAGCTGAGTGGGCTCTGGAGCCGCATCTCCCACCTCGTGCTGCCTGTGCAGCCTGAGAACGCTCTGAAAGCAGGCAGCTGCTTATga